The window GGACTCAAGATTAATGATGAGTTTAAAGAAAAATTGTTTTCACAATTAAGCGGAGGAGAAAAAACTACAGTTATTCTTGGGAAAATGTTACTACAAAATCCTGAAATATTACTGCTGGATGAGCCCTCCAATCATTTGGATTTAGATACGATGGAATGGCTTGAGGCATATCTGAAAGCTTACAGAGGGATAGTAATAATAGTTTCGCATGACAGATACTTTTTGGATAATGTGGTTACAAAGATTATTGAGATAGAGAACATGACCTCTAAAAGTTATAATGGTAACTATTCGGCTTTTGTAGAAGAGAAGGAAAAGCAATTACAACTACAGATGGATTTATTTTTAGAACAGCAAAAAAAGATTAAAACTACGGAAAAGGCTATTGCTCAATTAAGAGATTGGGGAATGAGGGGGGGAAATAACAAGTTTTTCAGAAGGGCAGCCAGTATGCAAAAGCATTTAAATAAGGTTGAAAGAGTAGATAAGCCTGTTCTAGAAAAAGATAGCATTAAAATTAGTTTAAATACTGCAAACAGGTCAGGAAACGATGTTGTTACAATTAAGAAGCTATGTAAAAGCTATGGTGAAAAAGCTCTTCTTAGAGACTCCGAGCTATTTATAAAATATGGTGAGGCTGTGGCATTAATAGGTGCAAACGGGTGCGGAAAGTCAACCCTGATGAAAATTCTACTGGGAATTGAAGTGGCGGATAAGGGGACAGCCTCCTTGGGAGCATCGGTAAAGCTTGGCTATCTGCCTCAGACAATAAACTTTGAGGATGAGAATAAGACAATATTAGAATGCTTTAGAGAAGATATAGCTATAAATGAAGAAAAGGCAAGAGAATTCCTTGCTAAATATCTATTCTACGGTGAAATGGTATTTAAAAAGGTTGGAGCGTTATCTGGGGGAGAAAGAAGCAGGCTCAAGATAGCCATACTTATGTATAGCGAAGTGAACTTACTGATTTTAGACGAACCCACAAATCACTTGGACATTGATTCTAGAGAGGAATTAGAGGACTATTTGAAAGAATTTAAAGGTACTCTTGTGGTTGTATCTCACGATAGATATTTTATAAATAATATAGCAAGTAGAGTGGTTGAATTATGCAACGGAGCTCTTGTTTCTT of the Ruminiclostridium papyrosolvens DSM 2782 genome contains:
- the abc-f gene encoding ribosomal protection-like ABC-F family protein, which codes for MIELAINRLQKYYGANMVLKDITFEIHTSEKVGIVGSNGCGKSTLLKIIMGLEGYDAGMLSIKKGATLGYLEQMPIYPNSIRVIDVLNIAFEKTDGLHKELVLIEKQLASADKANIERLLNSYSSLQANYESLGGYEKEEKLSKVCTGLKINDEFKEKLFSQLSGGEKTTVILGKMLLQNPEILLLDEPSNHLDLDTMEWLEAYLKAYRGIVIIVSHDRYFLDNVVTKIIEIENMTSKSYNGNYSAFVEEKEKQLQLQMDLFLEQQKKIKTTEKAIAQLRDWGMRGGNNKFFRRAASMQKHLNKVERVDKPVLEKDSIKISLNTANRSGNDVVTIKKLCKSYGEKALLRDSELFIKYGEAVALIGANGCGKSTLMKILLGIEVADKGTASLGASVKLGYLPQTINFEDENKTILECFREDIAINEEKAREFLAKYLFYGEMVFKKVGALSGGERSRLKIAILMYSEVNLLILDEPTNHLDIDSREELEDYLKEFKGTLVVVSHDRYFINNIASRVVELCNGALVSYGGNYEYYKGKSLQIKNELTINKAAEGKNKVKKEKAPKIINNPCSKQNLEMRIEALEEKLKFVEAEIVEYSHNYEKLAELFNEKLELQTGIEKLIEEYFK